One genomic window of Streptomyces sp. NBC_01498 includes the following:
- a CDS encoding T3SS effector HopA1 family protein, translated as MSTVTDTSTGTDTNTGAGAGTATAPAEPEPLLSPGLRGALETVRIASDGLTAWVGEDEVTAESPSAMRFTLARTLYEVLHTGRGIRDRKAPKTLRAPEYEARLAAATPHATTVAPAILTDGRTAAGRRVVEIDGLRLNLPDSVSLEETGRTVGEPARPVVRMTMPAARPLLSPGFFLVDSGKGRTGGGDLLRVYLRVNDAEQGPVLWNSVLSTLESRSAIYRAKIISNPGSLPRNDGMVVYLSSESWGVVDALTESAVATGLPDGPSPAYAHVVAPGVTAAWEPKDDRAGMRGLSFGEHRSHVVARAFVAAAEQGRERPTAAELSAACAAANVDPADPARNLDSAPWPWTAGTGSTSAEPTTDLTTGTGAATAP; from the coding sequence ATGAGCACGGTCACGGACACCAGCACCGGGACGGACACCAACACCGGGGCGGGCGCAGGCACGGCCACCGCCCCCGCGGAGCCGGAGCCGCTGCTCTCCCCCGGGCTGCGCGGCGCCCTGGAGACCGTCCGTATCGCGTCGGACGGCCTGACCGCCTGGGTCGGCGAGGACGAGGTGACGGCCGAGTCCCCGTCCGCGATGCGCTTCACACTGGCCCGCACCCTGTACGAGGTGCTGCACACCGGGCGCGGCATACGCGACCGCAAGGCGCCCAAGACGCTGCGCGCCCCGGAGTACGAGGCCCGGCTCGCCGCGGCGACGCCCCACGCGACGACCGTCGCGCCCGCGATCCTCACCGACGGGCGGACGGCCGCCGGACGGCGTGTCGTGGAGATCGACGGTCTGCGGCTGAACCTGCCGGATTCGGTGTCGCTGGAGGAGACCGGCCGTACGGTCGGCGAACCGGCGCGCCCCGTGGTCCGGATGACGATGCCCGCCGCCCGCCCGCTGCTCTCGCCGGGCTTCTTCCTGGTGGACAGCGGCAAGGGCCGTACCGGCGGCGGCGATCTGCTGCGCGTCTATCTGCGGGTGAACGACGCCGAGCAGGGACCCGTCCTGTGGAACTCCGTCCTGAGCACGCTGGAGAGCCGGTCGGCGATCTACCGCGCGAAGATCATCTCGAACCCGGGCAGCCTGCCGCGCAACGACGGCATGGTGGTCTATCTCAGCTCCGAATCCTGGGGCGTGGTCGACGCGTTGACCGAGAGCGCCGTGGCCACCGGACTGCCGGACGGCCCCTCCCCCGCGTACGCGCATGTCGTGGCCCCGGGTGTGACGGCCGCCTGGGAGCCGAAGGACGACCGGGCCGGGATGCGCGGACTCAGTTTCGGCGAGCACCGTTCGCATGTGGTGGCGCGCGCGTTCGTGGCCGCCGCCGAGCAGGGGCGGGAACGCCCGACCGCCGCCGAGCTGTCGGCGGCCTGCGCCGCGGCGAACGTCGACCCCGCCGACCCCGCCCGGAACCTCGACTCGGCGCCCTGGCCCTGGACGGCCGGCACCGGGTCCACGTCCGCCGAGCCCACCACCGACCTCACCACCGGCACCGGAGCCGCCACCGCGCCCTGA
- the lxmK gene encoding class V lanthionine synthetase subunit LxmK — protein sequence MDASVEQLLVQLDLGSLNASEVFSYPGRNDNWSGVTDTGNAVFVKRLKGNPKESLRRYQRLMSFERLMNRGHSPFPRPEFLGGDEEGRLLVFGMLDDIHSGSELAAEDEFTEATSAEAGRTVAALHRLPFLPEDFPEPDPHPYPPVEDLRSLPLEHYVTATGAFIQGWGLLQRDAALLDGLERLRATEAEAARVPIHGDLRLDQFLATDTALYVNDWEEFRLGDPARDVGAYVGEWLHRAVLRIPAQETDDAFSATLTHEEVVARGTEELTRVLPLISAFHRGYREGGGPDDDGLVVRATSYAGWHLIDRLIASTKENGRLSAIVRAAAGIGRTALLDPRSFVSTVGLGEAA from the coding sequence GTGGACGCATCGGTCGAACAGCTCCTCGTCCAGCTCGACTTGGGTTCACTCAACGCCTCGGAGGTCTTCTCCTATCCAGGCCGGAACGACAACTGGTCCGGTGTCACCGACACCGGCAATGCCGTATTCGTGAAGCGCCTCAAGGGAAATCCCAAGGAATCCCTCCGGCGCTACCAGCGGCTCATGTCATTCGAGCGCCTGATGAATCGCGGTCACTCTCCCTTCCCCCGCCCCGAATTCCTCGGCGGTGACGAGGAGGGGCGTCTGCTCGTCTTCGGGATGCTCGACGACATCCACTCGGGCAGCGAGCTCGCCGCGGAGGACGAGTTCACCGAGGCGACGTCGGCCGAGGCCGGCCGCACGGTGGCCGCCCTGCACCGACTGCCCTTCCTGCCCGAGGACTTCCCCGAGCCGGACCCGCACCCGTACCCGCCGGTCGAGGACCTGCGGTCGCTCCCGCTGGAGCACTACGTCACCGCCACCGGCGCCTTCATCCAGGGCTGGGGGCTGTTGCAGCGCGACGCCGCGCTGCTGGACGGGCTGGAGCGGCTCCGGGCGACCGAGGCCGAGGCGGCGCGGGTGCCGATCCACGGGGACCTGCGGCTGGACCAGTTCCTGGCCACCGACACCGCGCTGTACGTCAACGACTGGGAGGAATTCCGGCTCGGCGACCCGGCGCGTGACGTCGGGGCGTACGTCGGCGAGTGGCTGCACCGCGCGGTGCTGCGGATTCCCGCGCAGGAGACGGACGACGCCTTCTCGGCGACGCTGACCCACGAGGAGGTCGTGGCGCGCGGCACCGAGGAGCTGACCCGGGTGCTGCCGCTGATCTCCGCGTTCCACCGGGGCTACCGCGAGGGCGGCGGCCCCGACGACGACGGACTGGTCGTACGGGCCACGTCGTACGCCGGCTGGCATCTGATCGACCGGCTGATCGCTTCCACCAAGGAGAACGGCCGGCTGTCGGCCATCGTCCGCGCGGCGGCGGGAATCGGCCGGACCGCGCTACTGGACCCGCGGAGCTTCGTCTCCACGGTGGGACTCGGGGAGGCCGCATGA